Proteins from one Halopseudomonas pelagia genomic window:
- a CDS encoding REP-associated tyrosine transposase — translation MDTQEKARSHRLRLGRSSESDRFYLLTTVTQKREPIFADTRAARTLIHILSRQQEMGKVVSHAFVVMPDHLHWLVQLQNDQLNLLMGRVKSISARQIGALRWQAGFHDHALRREEDIKKIARYIIANPLRAGLVDSVGDYPHWDAIWL, via the coding sequence ATGGATACACAAGAAAAAGCTAGGAGCCACCGACTTCGGCTCGGCCGAAGCTCGGAGTCAGACAGGTTTTACTTGCTGACGACAGTCACGCAAAAGCGCGAGCCAATCTTCGCCGACACCCGTGCAGCTCGAACCTTGATCCACATACTTTCCCGTCAACAAGAAATGGGCAAAGTCGTCAGCCACGCCTTTGTGGTCATGCCAGATCATTTGCACTGGTTGGTGCAATTGCAGAACGATCAACTTAACCTGCTAATGGGTAGGGTGAAATCTATATCGGCGCGCCAGATCGGCGCGCTCAGGTGGCAAGCGGGTTTTCATGATCATGCGTTGAGGCGCGAGGAAGATATCAAGAAGATCGCTCGCTACATCATTGCCAACCCATTGAGAGCGGGTCTGGTTGATAGTGTGGGCGATTATCCGCATTGGGATGCGATCT
- a CDS encoding tRNA dihydrouridine synthase, producing MEGLVDPPMRDILTRIGGIDRCVSEFMRVTDTALNLGTVERFIPEMHHGWKTCAGVPVHPQLLGSDAHWLGVNAAQLAQWGAPAIDLNFGCPAKTVNRHGGGATLLREPEQLARIVTAVRAATPAEIPVTAKMRLGYSDTSLTLDCAQALAESGAAEIAVHARTKMDGYKPPAHWEWIARIREAVKVPVIANGEVWDQADHQRIEAISGCDSVMIGRGLVVQPDLALRISLARAGSPVEPMDWQALLPWIAEFFTQTRERMIDRHSPGRIKQWLSLMTRQYPEAVELFAQLRREVQADVIEQRLLALAPRQAA from the coding sequence ATGGAAGGTCTGGTTGATCCCCCCATGCGCGATATTCTGACGCGCATCGGCGGCATTGATCGCTGTGTCAGCGAATTTATGCGCGTGACGGATACCGCATTGAATCTCGGCACGGTAGAGCGCTTTATTCCGGAAATGCACCATGGCTGGAAGACCTGCGCCGGCGTACCCGTGCACCCTCAGTTGCTTGGATCGGATGCCCATTGGTTGGGCGTGAACGCTGCACAGCTGGCGCAATGGGGCGCGCCTGCAATCGATCTGAATTTTGGTTGCCCGGCCAAGACGGTCAACCGTCACGGCGGTGGCGCCACTTTACTGCGCGAGCCGGAGCAGCTGGCGCGTATCGTCACCGCTGTACGCGCTGCCACCCCCGCGGAGATTCCGGTGACGGCCAAGATGCGCCTGGGTTACAGCGATACCAGCCTGACCCTGGACTGTGCTCAGGCACTGGCCGAGTCCGGCGCCGCAGAGATCGCCGTGCATGCCCGGACCAAGATGGACGGCTACAAGCCTCCGGCGCATTGGGAGTGGATCGCGCGTATTCGTGAAGCGGTAAAAGTGCCCGTGATTGCCAATGGCGAGGTCTGGGACCAGGCCGATCATCAGCGCATAGAGGCTATCAGCGGCTGTGACTCGGTGATGATCGGCCGTGGCTTGGTCGTGCAGCCGGATCTGGCGCTGCGCATCAGCCTTGCCCGCGCCGGGTCACCAGTCGAGCCCATGGACTGGCAGGCGCTACTGCCCTGGATCGCCGAGTTCTTCACCCAGACCCGCGAGCGCATGATCGACCGGCACTCACCGGGCAGAATCAAGCAGTGGCTGAGTCTGATGACACGGCAGTATCCGGAGGCTGTCGAGTTGTTCGCGCAGCTGCGTCGGGAAGTGCAGGCGGATGTGATTGAACAGCGGTTATTGGCACTGGCTCCACGTCAGGCTGCTTAG
- the ligA gene encoding NAD-dependent DNA ligase LigA, producing MTQTQDLAARAIELREQIDLHNHRYYVLDEPSIPDAEYDRLFNELKAIEEAQPDLITPDSPTQRVGGAALSAFGTVAHEVPMLSLGNAFDEQSMRDFDRRVREGLDLPAGDLFGAGEAVEYCCEPKLDGLAVSLLYEHGQLVRGATRGDGSTGEDISSNVRTIRNVPLKLRGQGWPAVLEVRGEVFINKAGFEALNERAREAGSKTFANPRNAAAGSLRQLDPNITRARPLEFCCYGIGRVDGELPDSQVGILHQLREWGLSISKELKLAAGVDECLEYYRDIGERRAVLGYEIDGVVFKVNKLAYQRELGFRAREPRWAIAHKFPAMEEITELLDVEFQVGRTGAVTPVARLRPVLVAGVTVSNATLHNMDEVARLGLMIGDSVIIRRAGDVIPQVMQVVADRRPADARPVEIPEQCPVCGSDVERTQLIKRGRGRETISEGAVYRCVGRLTCQAQLKQAIIHFVSRRALDIDGLGEKIVEQLVDTGLVSSPADLYLLTYEQVLALEGFAEISTKNLLGSIQDSKQPTLARFIYALGIPDVGEETAKLLARSLGSLQRISQALPEVLVYLPDVGMEVAHEIHAFFDDEHNQTVIRQLLERGLVLQEEGELNPELAASVSLAEFITRLEIPGVAKTGAERLAASFTSLEAIMQADWLELKRVERFTEKAQTGLRDYFADAQRRERVLQIEQQLKAFGMHWDSPRAAQSEGMPLSGQTWVLTGSLEAFSRDVAKDYLESLGAKVAGSVSAKTHCVVAGPGAGSKLAKAEQLNVPVLDEQGLLALLNDHGIEP from the coding sequence ATGACTCAAACTCAGGACCTGGCTGCCCGCGCGATTGAATTGCGTGAGCAGATTGACCTCCACAACCATCGCTATTACGTGCTCGATGAACCTTCGATTCCCGATGCGGAATACGATCGCCTGTTCAATGAGCTCAAGGCAATCGAAGAAGCCCAGCCTGACCTGATCACGCCGGATTCGCCGACCCAACGCGTGGGTGGCGCTGCGCTGTCTGCGTTCGGCACGGTAGCGCATGAAGTGCCCATGCTCAGCCTGGGCAATGCCTTCGATGAGCAAAGCATGCGCGACTTTGATCGGCGAGTTCGTGAAGGTCTGGATCTGCCGGCGGGTGATCTGTTTGGCGCTGGTGAAGCGGTGGAATATTGTTGTGAGCCCAAGCTCGATGGTCTGGCGGTGAGTCTGCTTTACGAGCATGGGCAACTGGTGCGGGGCGCTACTCGAGGCGATGGCAGCACGGGCGAGGATATCTCCAGCAACGTGCGCACTATCCGCAATGTGCCGCTGAAACTGCGCGGGCAGGGTTGGCCGGCCGTACTCGAGGTGCGCGGTGAAGTCTTTATCAATAAGGCCGGTTTTGAAGCGCTGAACGAGCGTGCCCGCGAAGCCGGCAGCAAAACCTTTGCCAATCCGCGCAATGCCGCGGCGGGTTCGCTGCGCCAACTGGATCCCAATATTACTCGCGCACGGCCGTTGGAATTCTGCTGTTACGGCATAGGCCGTGTCGACGGCGAACTGCCGGATTCTCAAGTAGGCATTCTGCATCAGCTTCGCGAGTGGGGGCTGAGCATCAGCAAGGAGCTCAAGCTCGCCGCAGGGGTGGATGAGTGCCTGGAGTATTACCGGGATATCGGTGAGCGCCGCGCTGTGCTGGGCTACGAGATTGACGGCGTCGTGTTCAAGGTCAACAAACTGGCTTATCAGCGCGAACTGGGTTTCCGTGCCCGTGAGCCGCGCTGGGCTATCGCGCATAAATTCCCGGCGATGGAAGAGATCACCGAGCTGCTCGACGTCGAGTTTCAGGTCGGGCGCACCGGTGCGGTCACGCCTGTAGCACGTCTGCGCCCCGTGCTGGTCGCCGGTGTCACTGTATCCAACGCCACTTTGCACAATATGGACGAAGTTGCACGGCTGGGGTTGATGATTGGCGACAGCGTCATCATCCGCCGCGCTGGCGACGTGATTCCGCAGGTCATGCAGGTGGTGGCTGATAGGCGGCCGGCGGACGCGCGACCGGTGGAAATTCCCGAGCAATGCCCAGTGTGCGGCTCGGATGTTGAACGTACGCAACTGATCAAACGTGGCCGGGGCCGGGAGACTATCAGTGAAGGCGCGGTGTATCGCTGCGTAGGGCGGTTGACCTGTCAGGCGCAGCTCAAGCAGGCGATCATTCACTTTGTCTCGCGGCGCGCGCTGGATATCGATGGACTGGGTGAGAAGATTGTCGAGCAATTGGTCGATACCGGGCTGGTCAGCTCGCCTGCCGATTTGTATCTGCTGACCTACGAACAGGTGCTGGCGCTGGAAGGCTTTGCCGAAATCTCCACCAAGAACCTGCTTGGCTCAATTCAGGACAGCAAACAACCTACGTTGGCGCGGTTTATCTATGCGCTGGGTATTCCTGATGTCGGTGAGGAAACCGCCAAGCTCCTGGCGCGCTCGCTGGGTTCGCTGCAGCGCATCAGTCAAGCCTTGCCTGAGGTACTGGTGTATCTGCCGGATGTGGGGATGGAAGTCGCCCACGAGATCCATGCGTTCTTTGACGACGAGCATAATCAGACGGTGATACGCCAGTTGCTGGAGCGTGGCCTGGTGCTGCAGGAGGAGGGCGAGCTCAATCCGGAACTGGCCGCCAGCGTCAGCCTCGCCGAATTTATCACCCGACTGGAAATTCCTGGGGTAGCGAAGACCGGGGCCGAGCGGTTGGCCGCCAGTTTTACCAGCCTGGAAGCGATCATGCAGGCTGACTGGCTTGAGCTGAAGCGAGTGGAGCGTTTTACCGAGAAGGCCCAGACCGGCCTGCGCGACTACTTCGCCGATGCCCAGCGCCGCGAGCGGGTACTGCAGATTGAGCAGCAACTGAAGGCCTTCGGTATGCACTGGGATAGCCCTCGTGCCGCGCAGAGCGAAGGTATGCCATTGAGCGGCCAGACCTGGGTGCTGACTGGCAGCCTGGAAGCCTTCTCACGTGATGTGGCCAAGGATTATCTGGAAAGCCTGGGGGCCAAGGTGGCGGGCAGTGTATCCGCCAAGACCCATTGTGTGGTGGCTGGACCGGGGGCGGGCAGCAAGCTGGCCAAGGCTGAGCAGCTCAACGTCCCGGTGCTGGATGAGCAGGGCCTGCTGGCTCTGCTCAACGACCATGGTATCGAGCCTTGA